One stretch of Miscanthus floridulus cultivar M001 chromosome 18, ASM1932011v1, whole genome shotgun sequence DNA includes these proteins:
- the LOC136520644 gene encoding pentatricopeptide repeat-containing protein 10, chloroplastic encodes MEATGRGLFPNKPTLPAGPRKRGPLIPAAPPPPSPSSLPLDSLLLHLTAAPAPAPAPRRSHPTPTPPHSFLSPAAQALVLAISSHPLPTLAAFLASRRDELLRADIPSLLKALELSGHWEWALALLRWAGAEGAADASALEMVVRALGREGQHDAVCALLDEMPLPPGSRLDVRAYTTVLHALSRAGRYERAVELFAELRRQGVAPTLVTYNVVLDVYGRMGRSWPQIVALLDEMRAAGVEPDDFTASTVIAACCRDGLVDEAVAFFEDLKARGHAPCVVTYNALLQVFGKAGNYTKALRVLKEMEQNGCQPDAVTYNELAGTYARAGFYEEAAKCLDTMTSKGLLPNAFTYNTVMTAYGNVGKVDEALALFDQMKKSGFVPNVNTYNLILGMLGKKSRFTVMLEMLGEMSRSGCTPNRVTWNTMLAVCGKRGMEDYVTRVLEGMKSCGVELSRDTYNTLIAAYGRCGSRTNAFKMYNEMTSAGFTPCLTTYNALLNVLSRQGDWSTAQSIVSKMRTKGFKPNDQSYSLLLQCYAKGGNIAGIDAIEKEVYGGTVFPSWVILRTLVIANFKCRRLGGIEKAFQEVKARGYNPDLVIFNSMLSMYAKNGMYSKATEILDSIKQSGLSPDLITYNSLMDMYAKCSESWEAEKILNQLKSSQVKPDVVSYNTVINGFCKQGLIREAQRILSEMIADGMAPCVVTYHTLVGGYASLEMFSEAREVINYMIQHNLKPMELTYRRVVDSYCKAKRFEEARSFLSEVSETDPNFDKVLHTLTAYIEDAQFGR; translated from the coding sequence atggaGGCCACCGGCCGGGGGCTGTTCCCGAACAAGCCCACCCTCCCGGCGGGGCCGAGGAAGCGGGGCCCGCTCATCCCGGCCGCGCCCCCGCCGCCGTCTCCCTCCTCGCTCCCGCTCGACTCGCTCCTGCTCCACCTcaccgcggcgccggcgccggcccccGCGCCGCGGCGGTCGCACCCGACACCGACGCCGCCGCACTCCTTCCTCTCCCCCGCCGCGCAGGCGCTCGTGCTCGCCATCTCCTCGCACCCGCTCCCGACACTCGCGGCCTTCCTCGCCTCCCGCCGCGACGAGCTCCTCCGCGCGGACATCCCGTCCCTGCTCAAGGCGCTCGAGCTCTCGGGGCACTGGGAGTGGGCGCTCGCGCTCCTCCGATGGGCCGGCGCCGAGGGCGCCGCCGACGCGTCCGCGCTCGAGATGGTCGTCCGCGCGCTGGGGCGCGAGGGCCAGCACGACGCCGTCTGCGCGCTGCTCGACGAAATGCCGCTCCCGCCCGGGTCCCGCCTCGACGTCCGCGCCTACACCACCGTGCTCCACGCGCTCTCCCGGGCGGGTCGGTACGAGCGCGCGGTCGAGCTCTTCGCCGAGCTCCGGCGGCAGGGGGTGGCGCCCACGCTCGTCACCTACAACGTCGTGCTCGACGTGTACGGCCGGATGGGCCGCTCGTGGCCGCAGATTGTCGCCCTCCTAGATGAGATGCGGGCCGCCGGGGTCGAGCCCGACGACTTCACCGCCAGCACGGTGATCGCCGCGTGTTGCCGTGACGGGCTTGTTGATGAGGCGGTGGCATTCTTCGAGGACCTCAAGGCCCGCGGCCACGCCCCGTGCGTCGTCACCTACAATGCGCTGCTCCAGGTGTTTGGCAAGGCCGGAAACTACACCAAGGCGCTGCGAGTGCTCAAGGAGATGGAGCAGAACGGTTGTCAGCCAGATGCTGTGACGTACAATGAGCTCGCCGGAACATATGCCCGGGCTGGGTTCTACGAGGAGGCTGCCAAGTGCCTGGACACAATGACATCCAAGGGTTTATTGCCAAACGCATTCACATATAACACCGTGATGACAGCTTATGGGAATGTTGGGAAGGTGGATGAGGCACTTGCTCTGTTTGACCAGATGAAGAAGAGCGGGTTTGTGCCGAATGTGAACACATACAATCTTATCCTTGGCATGCTTGGCAAGAAATCAAGGTTCACTGTGATGCTAGAGATGCTTGGAGAGATGTCAAGGAGTGGATGCACACCAAATCGGGTCACATGGAACACAATGCTTGCAGTCTGTGGGAAGCGTGGCATGGAGGACTATGTCACCCGGGTTTTGGAGGGGATGAAGTCTTGTGGGGTTGAACTGAGCCGAGACACCTACAACACCCTGATAGCTGCATATGGTCGGTGTGGCTCAAGGACTAATGCATTCAAGATGTACAATGAAATGACCAGTGCTGGATTCACCCCCTGCCTCACCACATACAACGCATTGTTGAATGTGCTATCGCGACAAGGTGATTGGTCCACCGCTCAGTCAATCGTAAGCAAAATGAGGACCAAGGGGTTTAAGCCAAATGATCAGTCATATTCACTATTGCTTCAGTGTTATGCAAAGGGGGGCAACATTGCAGGGATAGACGCAATCGAAAAAGAAGTTTACGGAGGTACCGTTTTCCCAAGTTGGGTTATCTTGAGGACCCTTGTCATTGCCAATTTCAAGTGCCGGCGATTGGGTGGCATTGAGAAGGCATTTCAAGAGGTAAAGGCCAGAGGTTACAATCCTGACCTCGTCATATTCAACTCCATGCTGTCAATGTATGCCAAAAATGGGATGTACAGCAAGGCCACCGAGATCCTCGATTCAATCAAGCAGAGTGGGCTGAGCCCTGACCTCATCACTTACAATAGCTTGATGGACATGTACGCGAAGTGTAGCGAATCGTGGGAGGCTGAGAAGATACTGAACCAGCTCAAAAGCTCTCAGGTGAAGCCTGACGTCGTGTCCTATAACACGGTCATAAACGGATTCTGCAAGCAAGGGCTGATCAGAGAAGCTCAGAGGATCCTCTCCGAGATGATCGCTGACGGCATGGCTCCCTGTGTCGTAACTTATCACACACTCGTTGGGGGATACGCCAGCCTGGAGATGTTCAGTGAAGCTAGAGAGGTTATCAACTACATGATTCAGCACAACCTGAAGCCTATGGAGCTGACCTACAGGAGAGTAGTCGACAGTTACTGCAAAGCGAAGCGATTCGAGGAGGCTCGCAGTTTCCTGTCTGAGGTTTCAGAAACTGACCCGAATTTTGATAAAGTGCTGCATACACTCACAGCCTATATAGAGGATGCACAGTTTGGAAGGTAG
- the LOC136522841 gene encoding uncharacterized protein, with product MESSAAGGDTPTQPSASAGASPPAPPPPPPPPRGWLAGLVSGAGRILAAVLGPEPSASGSGSISSAAASDGDSPLASCSPAWYPPPGPHGEGCNDATDNGDSPVFPLSNNQSNQGEKETVLKGYPGSLAIISEIEPKDAIMQLLMQETYSRSECSKFIKIIQERVLDSDSGDIDAGGFSLASAQKAGRLAIDGYSSFSPHESSPATSSLQVHNCDNSAAVGTIPKLTHTNQSPFINNAKNINPVLKRNYSVDAYGEIRRVRPKINGNLWDISKFKQVDIIRNHPAANSCEELTTRNPNASRDGKKLLNDIMGANNLTYPNFISKVETADEILDVPDKPSAVTPQLFDSSSPQAGREQKGFGATTLNQCSSEDLKKGFALKVEPLNAFIPFEQQMMDLSHRKQEHAACDDSCSLSKLMLKEDIEAAPSLPMGIQVQNGSKNRRRRQPNSQKTTATPTRSPAKGSRRKNNDAIVKSEMYLLEQSKLVLTEQEQELGDVPVKRPVGRPRKARNGPSSDDASTPAS from the exons ATGGAGTCATCCGCCGCGGGGGGCGACACCCCTACCCAGCCGTCGGCTTCCGCCGGGGCCTCGCCTCCGGCTCCTCCtcccccgccaccgccgccgagggGGTGGCTCGCCGGCCTCGTATCCGGCGCCGGCCGGATCCTCGCCGCCGTGCTCGGGCCCGAGCCCTCCGCTTCCGGCTCCGGCTCCATTTCATCAGCCGCAGCGTCGGACGGGGACTCGCCGTTGGCCTCGTGCTCGCCGGCATGGTACCCGCCTCCTGGCCCTCATGGTGAGGGCTGCAATGACGCCACCG ATAATGGTGATTCCCCAGTCTTTCCCCTGAGTAATAATCAATCAAATCAG GGTGAAAAGGAGACTGTTCTAAAAGGCTACCCTGGGTCCCTAGCAATTATCTCTGAGATTGAACCAAAGGATGCCATAATGCAATTGCTTATGCAGGAGACCTATTCAAG GTCTGAGTGCAGCAAGTTTATAAAGATAATTCAAGAGCGGGTTTTAGACTCGGATTCAGGTGATATAGATGCTGGTGGGTTTTCTCTTGCAAGTGCTCAGAAGGCTGGCAGACTAGCCATAGATGGTTACTCTTCATTTAGTCCACATGAATCCTCACCTGCAACTTCTAGTCTTCAAGTGCATAACTGTGATAATAGTGCTGCTGTGGGCACAATTCCAAAATTAACTCATACCAACCAAAGCCCTTTCATCAACAATGCTAAGAACATAAACCCA GTTCTCAAACGAAATTACTCTGTTGATGCATATGGGGAGATTCGAAGAGTCAGGCCAAAGATCAATGGAAATTTGTGGGACATTTCAAAATTCAAGCAAGTTGATATTATTCGAAATCATCCAG CTGCAAATTCATGTGAAGAGCTCACTACCAGGAATCCAAATGCTTCCAGAGATGGAAAGAAACTATTAAATGATATTATGGGAGCCAACAATTTAACATACCCTAACtttatttcaaaagttgaaactGCTGATGAAATATTAGATGTCCCCGATAAACCTTCAGCTGTAACTCCACAGCTATTTGATTCCAGTTCTCCGCAAGCTGGTAGGGAACAAAAAGGTTTTGGTGCTACAACACTCAATCAGTGTTCTAGTGAG GACCTGAAGAAAGGCTTTGCTTTGAAGGTGGAGCCTTTGAATGCATTTATTCCTTTCGAGCAGCAGATGATGGACTTATCACACAGGAAGCAAGAGC ATGCTGCCTGTGACGATTCATGCTCTCTCTCAAAATTAATGTTGAAGGAGGATATTGAAGCTGCACCCAG CCTGCCGATGGGCATTCAAGTACAAAATGGCTCCAAGAACCGCAGAAGAAGGCAACCCAACTCACAAAAAACCACGGCAACTCCAACAAGGTCACCTGCAAAGGGTTCACGTCGGAAGAACAACGATGCCATAGTCAAATCGGAGATGTACTTGCTTGAGCAAAGCAAGCTGGTACTGACAGAACAAGAGCAAGAGTTGGGAGACGTTCCGGTGAAGAGACCTGTTGGGAGGCCCAGGAAGGCGAG GAATGGACCTAGCTCAGATGATGCGAGCACCCCTGCTTCGTAG